From a single Actinomyces viscosus genomic region:
- a CDS encoding ATP-binding cassette domain-containing protein, which translates to MPTPALIVRSLSAQASLEPHTFTTPFTVGRAPDSNVQIVHPLVSRTHLLVTPTPSGWAVSCQGRNGMLVNGAVTREALVTQGTRIQLGDASGPALGFTPVVSDAVPQAGSPSPSRPTGQPARSAPSAPFIPSQPSAASAPQAVPHPQPPSGLPPTTAIPTQGRPMPPAMSSAGSAATYVAPRSPQGAPSSSSASSGAFPSSRHTLKSFRITSSGTIGRAPDNTLVLDDPLISKHHARIDVSANGMVVTDLGSTNGIYVAGQRVSQVQVTQPVLLGLGSTFIALSPDGLCEVQVVGGAGGELVGKDLTFRVNNGSLTLLDGISFSLPGNELLAVVGPSGAGKSTLLKALTGEQKAQEGQVLFNGLDVYEHYPVMRNKIGVVPQSDVIHSALTVRKTLEYAAELRFAKDVAKAERRQRIAEVLEDLDLTAHVDKRIKKLSGGQRKRVSTAIELLTRPSLLFLDEPTSGLDPQLDRDVMDLLASLAHGTRPGDSGRTVVVVTHNENHIDRADKVLILAAGGKPVYYGSPREVLPYFRQRLNEIASQGRLLLNTPKGTLPDPPAVDGYADVYALIRNHTAELRQYMESTVPSTRRGGAPATATAPAAQEKPPKQQSVLRQVSTLVRRQLRIVAADPSYLAFMLLLPIIMGLLTKAIEGSDGFAVPSYPDPAPPTPDNPTPTIVKYSSQAMQLLVILITGAAFSGMSATIRDLIGERDVFLREKAVGLRSGAYLFSKAVILALITTVQTALMTGIALALNKGPTDAVILNGWPGLELAFCCWAVAFVAGLLGLAVSAMVSSSEQVMPVLVVTIMAQLVLSGGIIPISGRAVFEQLAWFMPSRWGYAMAASTLEMLAIMPNRDDALWKHETAQWLTNYGLLSAIGLVCMVACYIALARRGRR; encoded by the coding sequence GGGTCGTAACGGCATGCTCGTCAACGGAGCCGTCACGCGTGAGGCACTCGTGACCCAGGGGACTCGAATCCAGCTGGGTGACGCCTCGGGGCCGGCTCTGGGGTTCACCCCGGTCGTGTCCGACGCCGTTCCACAGGCCGGGTCTCCCAGTCCGTCGCGACCGACGGGGCAACCTGCTCGATCGGCACCGAGCGCCCCCTTCATCCCGTCCCAGCCGAGCGCAGCCTCAGCGCCGCAGGCCGTCCCCCACCCCCAGCCCCCGTCAGGCCTCCCCCCGACAACGGCTATCCCAACGCAGGGTCGCCCTATGCCGCCGGCAATGAGCTCAGCGGGTTCAGCCGCTACCTATGTCGCACCCAGAAGCCCTCAGGGAGCGCCGTCGTCGAGCTCGGCGAGCTCCGGCGCCTTCCCCTCCTCCCGACACACGCTCAAGTCCTTCCGCATCACCTCCTCGGGCACTATCGGGCGAGCTCCCGACAACACCCTGGTTCTGGATGACCCGCTCATCTCCAAGCACCATGCTCGTATCGACGTCTCCGCCAACGGCATGGTCGTCACCGACCTGGGGTCCACGAACGGCATCTACGTCGCTGGTCAGCGAGTCTCACAGGTCCAGGTGACCCAGCCCGTGCTCCTGGGGCTGGGATCGACCTTCATCGCCCTGAGTCCCGACGGGCTGTGTGAGGTCCAGGTCGTAGGCGGTGCGGGCGGCGAGCTGGTGGGCAAGGACCTGACCTTCCGCGTCAACAACGGCAGCCTGACGCTGCTCGACGGCATCTCCTTCTCACTTCCCGGCAACGAGCTGCTGGCCGTCGTCGGACCATCAGGAGCCGGCAAGTCAACGCTGCTCAAGGCCCTCACCGGTGAGCAGAAGGCCCAGGAGGGCCAGGTGCTCTTCAACGGGCTGGACGTCTACGAGCACTATCCGGTGATGCGCAACAAGATCGGGGTCGTTCCCCAGAGCGACGTCATCCACTCGGCTCTGACCGTCCGCAAGACCCTGGAGTACGCCGCCGAGCTGAGATTCGCCAAGGACGTCGCCAAGGCCGAGCGGCGTCAGCGTATCGCCGAGGTCCTGGAGGACCTGGACCTGACCGCGCACGTGGACAAGCGCATCAAGAAGCTCTCCGGGGGCCAGCGCAAGCGGGTCTCCACCGCCATCGAGCTGCTGACCCGCCCCAGCCTGCTCTTCCTTGACGAGCCCACCTCCGGTCTGGACCCTCAGCTGGATCGCGACGTCATGGACCTGCTGGCGTCCCTGGCCCACGGAACTCGTCCCGGTGACAGCGGCCGTACCGTCGTCGTCGTCACTCACAACGAGAACCACATCGATCGAGCGGACAAGGTCCTCATCCTGGCGGCCGGCGGAAAGCCCGTCTACTACGGCTCCCCCCGCGAGGTACTCCCCTACTTCCGGCAGCGACTCAACGAGATCGCCTCCCAGGGGCGCCTCCTGCTCAACACTCCCAAGGGCACGCTGCCCGACCCGCCGGCCGTGGACGGCTACGCCGACGTCTACGCGCTCATCCGCAACCACACTGCGGAGCTGCGCCAGTACATGGAGTCCACGGTTCCCTCCACGCGCCGCGGCGGAGCTCCGGCGACGGCCACCGCACCCGCCGCGCAGGAGAAGCCGCCCAAGCAGCAGTCCGTGCTTCGGCAGGTCTCGACCCTGGTACGACGCCAGCTGAGGATCGTCGCGGCCGATCCCTCCTACCTCGCCTTCATGCTGCTGCTGCCCATCATCATGGGACTGCTGACCAAGGCGATCGAGGGAAGCGACGGGTTCGCGGTTCCCAGCTACCCGGATCCAGCGCCTCCGACACCGGACAACCCCACGCCCACGATCGTCAAGTACTCCAGCCAGGCCATGCAGCTGCTGGTCATCCTCATCACCGGAGCCGCCTTCTCCGGGATGTCGGCCACCATCCGCGACCTCATCGGGGAGCGGGACGTCTTCCTGCGGGAGAAGGCGGTCGGGCTGAGATCCGGCGCCTACCTCTTCTCCAAGGCAGTCATTCTGGCTCTCATCACCACCGTTCAGACCGCGCTGATGACGGGAATCGCCCTGGCGCTCAACAAGGGCCCCACCGATGCCGTCATCCTGAACGGGTGGCCGGGACTGGAGCTGGCCTTCTGCTGCTGGGCCGTTGCCTTCGTCGCCGGTCTCCTGGGGCTGGCGGTCTCGGCGATGGTCTCCTCCTCCGAGCAGGTGATGCCAGTGCTGGTGGTCACCATCATGGCTCAGCTGGTCCTCTCCGGAGGCATCATCCCGATCTCAGGACGCGCGGTCTTCGAGCAGCTGGCGTGGTTCATGCCGTCCCGGTGGGGATACGCGATGGCCGCTTCCACCTTGGAGATGCTCGCCATCATGCCCAACCGCGACGACGCGCTGTGGAAGCACGAGACCGCGCAGTGGCTGACGAACTACGGCCTGCTCTCGGCCATCGGTCTGGTCTGCATGGTGGCGTGCTACATCGCCCTGGCTCGCCGGGGACGGCGCTGA